The genomic segment AGGAACAGGCATTGCGCTCACCGATGGAGCCATCCTCGCCAACCATGTATTTCGGCACCAGGAACAGAGAGATGCCTTTGATCCCTTCCGGGCCGCCTTCGATGCGCGCCAGGACGAGGTGAATGATGTTGTCGGTAAGGTCCTGTTCCCCACCTGAAATCCAGATCTTCTGACCGGTGATCTTATAAGTGCCGTCCGGCTGGGGCACGGCCTTGGTCTTGATCAGACCGAGATCGGTGCCGCACTGCGGCTCGGTCAGGTTCATCGTGCCGGCCCATTCAGCCGATGCCATTTTCGGACCGTACTTGGCCTTCAGTTCGTCGGAGCCGCCGGCCATCAGCGCCTGGAAGGCGCCATGCGTGAGCCCCGGATACATGCCGAACGCCATGTTCGAAGAGGAGACCATTTCCGTCCACGCAATGTTCACCACGTGCGGCAGGCCCTGCCCGCCCATTTCCGGATCCACGGAAAGAAGCGGCCATCCGCCTTCAACCAGCTGCTTGTAGGCATCCGGGAAACCATCCGGTGTTTTCACACTTGCATCATCGCTACGCACACACCCCTGACGGTCGCCGACAGCATTCAGCGGGTGAAGCACCTCCTTGGCGAACTTGCCGCCCTCCTCAAGAATCGCGCTGACCAGATCGGGTGTCACTTCCTCGAAACCGGGCAGGTTCGAATAATTCTGGATCTGAAGCACTTCCTGAAGAATGAAGCGCATATCGCGGATCGGGGCGTCATAACGAGGCATCGTACATGTCCTTTAATACGTGAAGGGCGACTACCACTTTCGTAGCGCGCCCTTCTGGAAAGGTCTTTCTAATATAGCGGAAACCCGCCTTACAGATCAGACTTCGTCAAGCTGGCGTCGTGCCACAGCCTCATAAGCGGCAGCCTGGCGCTTGCCTTCCTCGCTCGGACCGACCTGATCGACCAGGCCTTCCAGCCAGACGATGCCTTTGCGGAGTTCGCCGAGCGCGGTGTCGATGTCTTCGCGCTGGATCTCCAGCTCTTTCACCTGCTTGCGGAACTTCTCCAGCATCATGCGCGTCTGCGCCCGCTTGCCATCATTCAGCGCGTAGAGATCAAGGATCTCGCGAATATCAGCCAGCGGCAAACCAAGACGCTTCAGGCGGACAATGATTGTCAGCCGGGCACGGTCACGGTTCGAGTAGACTCGCATCATGCCGTCACGCGCCGGGTGCAGCATGTCTTTGTCTTCATAGAAACGCAGAGCTCGCGGCGTCACCCCGAACTCCCGGGCGAGTTCAGAGATCGTGTAGGTGCGGGAATCTGCAGCGGAAATCGAGGGATGCTTGTGTGACATAAGGTCAACTTAGATCAAAGCTTACGCGAACGTCAACGTAAGCCGCGAATAAATTTTGCGCCACAGCAGGGCTCAAAGCCGATTAATCGGAAATTACCCCACAGTTATCAGATTAATCGGAAATCTTTACCTTTAACCTCCCCTTAAGACGGCACCTGCCATCAAACACTGGGAAAATGAACAAAACTGCCCGTTTCATTAACCGGAACGGGTGGGTTGGCTGTCAGGAGTATGGGGATGAGTCAGTCAGGCACAGGCGCCGCGAAAGGGATCGACCAGCGCGCCCGCGAAGCCGCCAGAGAGGCCGCTCGTTCGGAAGGCCTGACGCTGGGCGAGTACCTTGATCGGCTGATGAAGGCCCCTACCGGCGGCCCTCAACCGAATGAAGTGCCCGCTCCGTCGGACGCACACCGCCCCCGTCCGGATTCCAAAGATGAATTGCTGGAACGGCTGACCCGCCGGATCGAAGCCACCGAAGCCCGTTCGGC from the uncultured Hyphomonas sp. genome contains:
- a CDS encoding MerR family DNA-binding transcriptional regulator, producing MSHKHPSISAADSRTYTISELAREFGVTPRALRFYEDKDMLHPARDGMMRVYSNRDRARLTIIVRLKRLGLPLADIREILDLYALNDGKRAQTRMMLEKFRKQVKELEIQREDIDTALGELRKGIVWLEGLVDQVGPSEEGKRQAAAYEAVARRQLDEV